One stretch of Thermodesulfovibrionales bacterium DNA includes these proteins:
- a CDS encoding glycosyltransferase family 1 protein: MKIGINASFLNEKPTGVGVFTREVSSRLCALHPETVILTSVPIAGVGDDRIRKTPFSVRGGMKFSSNLMRMIYDNALLPFAIRRYGIDVLFCPILEFPLIPTSRLVVTVHDLHPIYFPEQFGMAARHFRFSLKLLPRIADRVIVPSHFVKEEILKVCAVESRRIDVLHGGYDSHVFKPLSTGMEKDSLERHGIRGPYILFVGSLFPYKNVTTLIKAFLEIKNRIPHSLVIIGKRELSRDPLPEDERIHCIGYIEREGLATFYSSADLLVHPSFFEGFGITILEAMACGAPVISSRGGSLPEVVGDAGILFDPHDGASLSRLILDVLGNRRLRNELVEKGFEQVKGFSWDKTAAGVLRTCEQAVS, from the coding sequence GTGAAGATCGGTATCAACGCCTCTTTTCTGAATGAGAAACCGACCGGCGTCGGAGTCTTCACGAGAGAGGTCTCTTCCCGTCTCTGTGCCCTCCACCCGGAAACGGTGATCCTCACCTCTGTCCCGATCGCTGGTGTCGGAGACGACCGAATCAGGAAGACCCCTTTCTCCGTGAGGGGTGGGATGAAATTCTCGAGCAACCTCATGAGAATGATCTACGACAATGCCCTCCTGCCCTTTGCGATCAGGAGATACGGGATAGATGTCCTCTTCTGTCCGATCCTCGAATTTCCCCTCATCCCGACCTCGCGGCTCGTCGTGACCGTTCATGACCTGCACCCGATCTACTTCCCTGAGCAGTTTGGGATGGCGGCGCGCCATTTCAGATTCTCCCTCAAGCTCCTGCCGAGGATCGCCGATCGGGTAATCGTTCCGTCACATTTTGTGAAGGAGGAGATTTTGAAGGTTTGCGCGGTGGAGAGCCGAAGGATCGATGTCTTGCATGGGGGATATGATTCTCATGTTTTTAAACCCCTGAGTACCGGGATGGAGAAGGATTCCCTTGAACGGCATGGCATACGGGGACCCTATATCCTGTTCGTCGGCAGTCTCTTTCCTTATAAGAATGTCACCACCCTGATAAAGGCATTCCTCGAAATCAAGAACAGGATACCCCATTCACTCGTGATTATCGGAAAGAGGGAGTTGTCCCGCGACCCTCTTCCGGAAGACGAACGCATTCACTGCATAGGATATATCGAGAGAGAGGGACTCGCCACTTTTTATTCCTCTGCGGACCTGTTGGTGCACCCGTCCTTCTTCGAGGGATTCGGCATTACGATCCTCGAGGCGATGGCATGCGGGGCACCGGTCATCTCTTCCCGCGGAGGGTCTCTGCCCGAAGTGGTGGGCGACGCGGGGATTCTCTTCGACCCTCATGACGGCGCGTCATTGAGCAGGCTGATCCTCGATGTCCTCGGCAACAGGAGGCTGCGCAATGAACTCGTCGAGAAGGGGTTTGAGCAGGTGAAGGGGTTTTCCTGGGATAAGACTGCGGCGGGTGTACTGCGGACCTGCGAGCAAGCGGTCTCATGA